ATTCTAAAAGCGAAAAAATTTTCGAAAAATATTTAAAATTTTCTGAACTGCAATGGATACCTATTTCTCATTTAAAGCATAATTTGTCATCTTCTCTTGACCTTAAGGTATTAAAAATCTTATCCTCCATTTAAGTGCTCAACTCACTTAATGAGGATATTCAAATGGCAATTCAATTAAATCTGATTCCTCCCTATATTAACGGAAATTTTCATTCAACGACTAAGACTGAACATATTTTTTCTGTTAGTAATCCTGCAAATCCTTCAGATATCTTGGCAACAGCTAGTTGGAGCAAAGAACTTGTTGATCCTGTTATTCAGGGTTTGAAAACAGCACAAAAAAAATACCGATTAACATCTCTTGATGAAAGACTTTCGTACCTAAAAAAAGTAATAGGATTTTTAAAAGAAAATGCAGATGAAATAAAAAGTAACATGATGCTTGAACTTGCACGTTCTAAGGTTGCAGTTGAGGAAGAGTGGTCTTTGTGCGAAAAATTATTTGCTGCTTTACCTGAATTTTGTAAACAAGCTTTATCTGTAAAGAGAGATGAAGAAGGTTGGGAATGGCAATATGCTCCCTTAGGTCTGGTTCTTGTATCATCTAATATTGCTTTACCAGTGTATACCCTCCTAAGTAGCGTGTTACCTGCTTTAGCAGCTGGAAATGCAGTATGTATGCGGCCTTCATCTCATTGTTTACTTTCTGGTTCTTTACTTGCTAGTGGGTTTCATCAAGCTTCTTTTCCACCTGGAGTTGTGCAAATTGTTTATGGTGATTTTGAAGTCTTTCGTCGCTTAGTTCTGACACATCAATTTGATACTATTTTATACACTGGTGGGGAAGAAAGTTTAGAGCAAATTCGTAGAGACACTTCGACACAACAAAATGCACGTTTAGTATTGTGTGGTGGCGGTAAAAATGCTGCTTACGTAACTGAATCGGCAAACATCTCTACTGCTATTTCAAAAATAGTATATGGCGCCTTTCTGGATGCTGGGCAAAGATTAGAATCTACTAATCTGGTTTTTGTAGATCAAAAAATATTCAATGAGTTTCAAGATAAATTGGTGAGAGCTGTAAAATCTATGCCTATAGGTGCGCGTGAAGATTTAACACGTTCAGATATTCATGTGATGGAACCATTATGTAGCTCAAACTCTTGGGAAAGATTTTTAAGATTTCAAGGGATAGCAGCTAGAGAATCTGATGATACACTAAGATGGGGAAAACCCATAGACAACAATGGAAATGGTTATTTTGTTTCCCCTGGTGTCCATTTTATGCGTGCAGAGAAAGTTTTAAAGAGTATTTATGCGTCTAATGCTTTTTTTGGTCCCGATGTGTGTCTTATCTCTATCCAAGATAGACAAGAAATGATCAACATATTAGATGAACTTGGAGCAACCCGTTGTTTGGGTGTGCATTCTCAATTTGCTGAAGAAGTTTATGAAATTCGTCAGCGTTCTAGTGTGCCCTCTATTCTTTGGAATACCTCAACAATTGAATTAAATCCACTTTTACCAAGTATTGGTAGAGGAAAAGCAGGAAATAGTTACATTACTGGAGTGCGTTTTTTATTGTCTACTGTGTATCCGCAAGTTTTAAATTTGTCGGCACCGTTTGCAGCTGTAGAAAGTGACATTCGCAACAGTAAGAAAAAACAAAATAATCTTTAGTAAAGTGCAATATTATTGATTGCTTTAAATCTTAGTCGATAACTTCAAGAAGATAATTTTGGAGTGTCGATTGCCTTTTTTAATTTTGCCCCCAACAACCATGATTTCAGAGAATCCTGAAATACCAATTGCTATTAAGAAAAAGGCATTGGATTATCAGGAGTCATTATTGCAACAATTAGGAATTTCTAAGACACAAGAAAAACTAAGTTTACAAAAAGGGGCTTACCGAGGATTAAGGGTTTTTGATTGGAATCAAGAGTATGACGCTTACCTAGCAACTTATTTTCTTTTTAATGTTGGTAAACAACAAAAAAAAGAATACTTACAGGCTGCATCCATTGTTCGTTATAAAGATTGCCTACAAATTGGGACGATTTGGAAATTTAATGAAAAAATAGCTCCTATTTCTTTTTCTGATTCTCTTGTTCCTTTATCAACCATTGTCAAACGTAATTTTGCTAATATAGCTCCTGTAAAAATAAATTCTTTTTATGATTTTCGCTCTGAAGAAAGGATGGAAAATTTAATTGATCTTTATTTGGGGGAAAAATTATCAGCAAAAGGCATATTAAATATCACAAATTTGGGACGGATTGTTTGCAAAGGTAACTATCAAGAGCAATTAAAAAGTCCAGAAAATGTTGAGTTCCCAGGTAAGCCTTTAAATTTAGTTAAAATAACTTTTAAATCTGACTTTGCAGAGAAAAAAAAAGATTGGCCAATGGTTACTTTTCATTCTCAGTTAAACTCGGGAGTATTTGCGCAAAAAAATAAAGATTTAGTTATCGATGAAAAGCCACAATTGTTTAATCCTGAAACTATTTCTGATAGTCTAGTAAATAAAATAATTCCTGAATTACATGATTTATCCAAAGAAGAATTTAAAGTCATTCGGCGGTACAGAGGATGGATTTATCTTGATAAAGGAAGAGGATTTGGGCTACAAATTGGTATGCGATTAGTAGGTCCAGAAAATGCTAGAATTCATATCATTCGATATTTACCTCAAGTAAATGGAGAAATTGATTCCTGCATTGCTTTTATTCGCTATGAAGATGATAAACGTCCGATAAAAGTAGGAGATGTTTTAAAAATTGATCCTACTATTTTTCCGAAAAAAATGAATTCAAAGTGAGTTTAAAAGTTTGCATATCAACTATTTTGATGTTTTAATCCATATCGTATTTTACTCATGCTATGGGAGGGAAAAATGGCTAAAGAAATTCGTAGTTTTAAACATTTATTAGGTAAATTAGAAGGTATTAGCGATCCTCAACTAGAAGCGCATTTTGGTTTATATGAAGGTTATGTTAAGAAATTAAATGAAATAGATGAAAAATTGGAAAAGACAGATAAATCATTAACTAATTATAGCTTTGGGGAATATGCTGAATTAAAGCGCAGACATTGTGTTCCTTATAATGGTACTTATTTACATGAAATGTATTTCGATAATTTGTTATCTAGTGAAAGTCCATCTCCGCAATTTGAAAATTTAGCAAAAGCATCTTTTGGAAGTGTTGATAACTGGAAGGCTGATGTTAAGGCAACTGGATTAGCCGTACCAGGATGGGTTGTTACTTGTGTCGAAATTACTACTGGAAAGCTAAAAAATGTTCAAATTATGGAGCATCATATTGGTTTTCCGTTAAATCATGTACCTGTTCTTGTTATGGATACATGGGAACATGCTTTCTTTCTTGATTATAAAGCAAACAGAGGTGCTTATATAGATACATTCTTTAAAAATATCAATTGGTCTATTGTTAATCAAAGAGTGGCACAAGCAATTAAATAAAATTAATTTCTTTTTAAATTTCTGTTATATGTCCTTTGAAAAGCAAAGATAAGAAAACAAGATAATCCACAAAGCCATAGAACAGGTGGTATTGAAATAGTATTTTGTTCTAAATAAATAAACGATATTTTTGCCCATTGATAAGAGGGAACAAATTCTCTTAAGTATTTAAAAACTCCTTCATTGGGTAAAGAAAAAGAACCAAATAATAAAAGTAAATTTAATAAAGTAAAAATGCTTCTTGAAGAATCGGGATTTGCAATATAACCAATTGTCATTCCTAGTAATGCCATAGGAATGCCACCTAGTAAAGCAACAAGAGCTAGCCCGCCGAAATTAGAAAAATTTAGGGGTAAGTCTAAAATAAAAATTGCAATAGCAGCTAAAGAAACCAAATTAATGCTAGAGAGAGCTAACGTATGTAATAACCGCCCAAATATCATTGATTTTAAACCAATAGGTAAGCTGCGAAGATATTTTGCCCAATCAGAGTTTTTTTCTTGTGTTACCCCCATTCCTAAAAGCATAAGAGCAACAGTTTGCACTGAATAATTAAAAAAGATAACAACCGCTCCTAGTGGATTGCTATTTTTCCAATGGTTAGCAAATAATAAAAGCATTAAAGGAGGGAATATAAGGGTGAAAAACAACGCGGGAACATTTCTTGTGGTGCTTGAAAACAATAATTTGAAATATAAAATAGAGAGTTTCACTATTTAATTTCCTTTGGATAAATGAATAAAAGCAGATTCTAAATTTTCTTTTTGAATTTGCAAATTTTTAAAAGGTACTTTTTGTGTGACTAAATCAGAAATAAAAATGTCAGAATTAGTTGTTTTAATAGAATAAAAATTATTCTCAACTTCAAAAGAAGAAACAAAAGGAAATAAATTTAAATTTAAGTTGGAATCACAGTAAAAAGTAACATAAGAAAGATTAAAATTAGCTCTTTTTTTAATATCTTCTATACTACCATCTGCAATTATTTTTCCATTTGCTAATACCAGTATTCTTGTCGCAATTTGTTCTATTTCCTCTAAGTAATGGGTAGTCAAAAAAATAGATTTGCCGTTAGTAGCAAAATTTTTGATAGTTTTAAGTAATATTTTTCTAGACTCAACGTCCAAACCAGTAGTGGGTTCATCAAGAAAAATCAAGTTAGGGTTACCAATAAATGCTAATGCCAAAGCAAGCCTTCTTTTTTGTCCTCCAGATAGTTTTGTTGCCTTCACTTTCAAAAAAG
This is a stretch of genomic DNA from Pigmentibacter ruber. It encodes these proteins:
- a CDS encoding ABC transporter ATP-binding protein, whose translation is MTLNSILSINQVYKQYQNKNVIENLNFSIHENEIVALLGVNGAGKTTTIKMMLGQVIPNSGSILLYGKNPIDPQARAQVGLTPQNVDFPEGLYTVELLKFVQAHYQAPCSVEQMIDLFQLQSFLKVKATKLSGGQKRRLALALAFIGNPNLIFLDEPTTGLDVESRKILLKTIKNFATNGKSIFLTTHYLEEIEQIATRILVLANGKIIADGSIEDIKKRANFNLSYVTFYCDSNLNLNLFPFVSSFEVENNFYSIKTTNSDIFISDLVTQKVPFKNLQIQKENLESAFIHLSKGN
- a CDS encoding ABC transporter permease — translated: MKLSILYFKLLFSSTTRNVPALFFTLIFPPLMLLLFANHWKNSNPLGAVVIFFNYSVQTVALMLLGMGVTQEKNSDWAKYLRSLPIGLKSMIFGRLLHTLALSSINLVSLAAIAIFILDLPLNFSNFGGLALVALLGGIPMALLGMTIGYIANPDSSRSIFTLLNLLLLFGSFSLPNEGVFKYLREFVPSYQWAKISFIYLEQNTISIPPVLWLCGLSCFLIFAFQRTYNRNLKRN
- a CDS encoding superoxide dismutase, yielding MAKEIRSFKHLLGKLEGISDPQLEAHFGLYEGYVKKLNEIDEKLEKTDKSLTNYSFGEYAELKRRHCVPYNGTYLHEMYFDNLLSSESPSPQFENLAKASFGSVDNWKADVKATGLAVPGWVVTCVEITTGKLKNVQIMEHHIGFPLNHVPVLVMDTWEHAFFLDYKANRGAYIDTFFKNINWSIVNQRVAQAIK
- a CDS encoding aldehyde dehydrogenase family protein; this translates as MAIQLNLIPPYINGNFHSTTKTEHIFSVSNPANPSDILATASWSKELVDPVIQGLKTAQKKYRLTSLDERLSYLKKVIGFLKENADEIKSNMMLELARSKVAVEEEWSLCEKLFAALPEFCKQALSVKRDEEGWEWQYAPLGLVLVSSNIALPVYTLLSSVLPALAAGNAVCMRPSSHCLLSGSLLASGFHQASFPPGVVQIVYGDFEVFRRLVLTHQFDTILYTGGEESLEQIRRDTSTQQNARLVLCGGGKNAAYVTESANISTAISKIVYGAFLDAGQRLESTNLVFVDQKIFNEFQDKLVRAVKSMPIGAREDLTRSDIHVMEPLCSSNSWERFLRFQGIAARESDDTLRWGKPIDNNGNGYFVSPGVHFMRAEKVLKSIYASNAFFGPDVCLISIQDRQEMINILDELGATRCLGVHSQFAEEVYEIRQRSSVPSILWNTSTIELNPLLPSIGRGKAGNSYITGVRFLLSTVYPQVLNLSAPFAAVESDIRNSKKKQNNL